A window of Macrococcus sp. 19Msa1099 genomic DNA:
CGAATGTTGGTTCATCATGCGTTGTGATACGGTCTGAAGTTTCGAAAATACCACCTTGGTCAATTGCAATATCAATGACTACTGAACCTGGGCTCATTGACTTGATCATTTCTTCAGTTACAAGTTTTGGAGCTTTCGCACCTGGAATTAATACTGCGCCAATCACAAGATCACTTTCACGTACACTGTCAGCAATGTTTAATGGTGTAGACATTAAAGTCTGAACTTGATTTCCGAATAAATCATCTAACTGCTGTAAACGTACTGGGCTTAAGTCTAAGATTGTAACTTCAGCACCTAGACCGACTGCCATTTTCGCAGCGTTTGTTCCAGCTTGTCCTCCACCGATAATTGTTACACGACCTTTTTGAACGCCGGGTACACCTGCTAATAAGATTCCTTTACCACCATGAATCTTCTGTAAGAACTGTGCACCGATTTGTGTTGCCATACGACCTGCAACCTCACTCATCGGAGATAATAATGGTAGCCCACCTGTCGGTAACTGAACTGTTTCATACGCTATCCCTACCACTTTATTATCTAATAAAGCTTTCGTTAATGCTGGTTCTGGAGCTAAATGTAAATATGTGAATAAAATTAAGCCTTCTTTAAAATATTTAAATTCAGGCGCTAAAGGTTCTTTAACCTTCATTACCATATCTACATTCCATGCTTCTTCAACTGAACCAATGCGTCCGCCTACTTCGATGTAATCCTCATCTGTGAAGTAAGAACCAAGTCCTGCACCTTTTTCGACGATAACCTCATGTCCGTTATCAACTAATGCATGAACCCCACCAGGTGTCAATGCGACACGATTCTCGTTGTTTTTAATTTCTTTTGGAATACCTATTAACATGTCATACACTCCCCTTAATTTATCCTTACAAGAATATAGTAACATTTACAAATGAAAACGCAATCATTTAATTTAGTAAGAGTATTCAGAATATATAAAATGTTTACAATTCTATTATTACATTCTAAACATTAGTGATATAATAAAAGTGTAATAAAGATCGTAAATGGAGGGATTTTTATGTTAGTGTATAAAAATATCTTAATCGCAGTCGATGGATCAAGTGAAGCGGAATGGGCCTTCAATAAGGCAGTCGAAGTTGCTAAGCGTAATAATGCAACACTCTCAATCATCAATGTTATCGATACAAGAAGCTATGCAAGCGTCGAAGCGTATGACCGCTCTATTTCAGAACGCGCAAC
This region includes:
- the ald gene encoding alanine dehydrogenase; translated protein: MLIGIPKEIKNNENRVALTPGGVHALVDNGHEVIVEKGAGLGSYFTDEDYIEVGGRIGSVEEAWNVDMVMKVKEPLAPEFKYFKEGLILFTYLHLAPEPALTKALLDNKVVGIAYETVQLPTGGLPLLSPMSEVAGRMATQIGAQFLQKIHGGKGILLAGVPGVQKGRVTIIGGGQAGTNAAKMAVGLGAEVTILDLSPVRLQQLDDLFGNQVQTLMSTPLNIADSVRESDLVIGAVLIPGAKAPKLVTEEMIKSMSPGSVVIDIAIDQGGIFETSDRITTHDEPTFVKHDVVHYSVANMPGAVPRTSTMALSNATIPYAIQIANKGYKQAALDNEAILKGFNTLDGHVTFEAVAQDQGLEYFDAKSLLNN